The following are encoded in a window of Bradyrhizobium sp. WBOS07 genomic DNA:
- a CDS encoding TetR/AcrR family transcriptional regulator yields the protein MIAGAADLMSRRGVNATSMRDVVRHTATPRGSISHHFPDGKRQLVAEAVIFAGKEVSIPLERTMSDRGVIDGLRAFVASWRRRLATTGFEAGCPVLAVAVDRYVGEASDKDDDAAQQHLLALADGVFTEWRQIMRAALLREGLAPERAERLATLVVAAIEGTVAMCRANRSADALDQVQEELETVLAAALTQAKR from the coding sequence ATGATCGCCGGCGCCGCCGACTTGATGAGCCGCCGCGGCGTCAATGCCACCAGCATGCGCGACGTCGTTCGCCATACGGCGACGCCGCGCGGCTCGATCAGTCATCACTTTCCGGACGGCAAACGGCAGTTGGTCGCCGAAGCCGTGATCTTCGCCGGCAAAGAGGTGTCCATTCCCCTGGAGAGGACCATGAGCGACCGCGGCGTGATCGACGGCTTGCGGGCTTTTGTGGCGTCCTGGCGCCGCCGGCTGGCGACGACCGGCTTCGAGGCGGGGTGCCCGGTGCTCGCGGTCGCCGTCGACCGCTATGTCGGAGAGGCCTCCGACAAGGACGATGACGCGGCGCAGCAGCATCTGCTCGCTCTCGCCGACGGCGTGTTCACCGAGTGGCGGCAAATCATGCGCGCAGCCTTGCTGCGCGAAGGCTTGGCTCCGGAGCGCGCCGAGCGGCTTGCAACACTCGTCGTCGCCGCGATCGAGGGCACCGTCGCCATGTGCCGCGCAAACCGCAGCGCCGATGCGCTCGATCAGGTTCAAGAAGAGCTGGAGACGGTCCTCGCGGCC
- a CDS encoding tautomerase family protein: MTIITVTAPAGRLSPTQRRHLAESLTDAVLVPELGQHVAAARAGFQVHFHDLPADCMAIGGRLLSDQDSPRDIIAVRIAVMNAAWPAEVRAEVIRNVLARLAEAFGMPIPAPTWWVNFEIIDEGSWGSRGGVLSILQLLESGVFTSERIRAIRAAVQPPA; the protein is encoded by the coding sequence TTGACCATCATCACCGTGACCGCGCCTGCGGGCCGGCTCAGCCCGACGCAGCGCCGCCACCTCGCGGAAAGCCTGACCGACGCGGTGCTCGTGCCCGAGCTCGGTCAGCACGTGGCGGCCGCGCGAGCGGGCTTCCAGGTCCATTTCCACGATCTGCCCGCCGATTGCATGGCGATCGGCGGCCGGCTCTTGTCCGATCAGGACAGCCCGCGCGACATCATCGCTGTCAGGATCGCGGTGATGAATGCGGCCTGGCCGGCCGAGGTGCGCGCGGAGGTGATCCGCAACGTGCTCGCGCGGCTCGCGGAGGCATTTGGGATGCCGATCCCGGCGCCGACCTGGTGGGTCAATTTCGAGATCATCGACGAGGGAAGCTGGGGCTCGCGGGGCGGCGTGCTCTCGATCCTGCAACTGCTCGAATCCGGCGTGTTCACGTCGGAGCGGATCAGGGCGATCCGCGCGGCGGTTCAGC